A genomic region of Devosia ginsengisoli contains the following coding sequences:
- a CDS encoding iron chaperone has product MSKASHDAYIAAAPEQFRAVLGQLRAQLSRALPDAREVIKYDMPGFQIGETIIAGYAAFSKQCGLYVDPGAIAAHADEIASLTLKASKTGITFSASKPIPAELVEKLAVSSRSKNGL; this is encoded by the coding sequence ATGTCGAAAGCCAGTCATGACGCCTATATAGCCGCCGCACCCGAGCAGTTTCGCGCCGTGTTGGGTCAACTTCGTGCGCAGCTTTCCCGCGCACTCCCGGACGCCAGGGAAGTCATCAAATACGACATGCCCGGATTTCAGATCGGCGAAACGATCATCGCGGGCTATGCCGCCTTCAGCAAACAATGCGGCCTATATGTCGATCCGGGCGCCATTGCCGCCCATGCCGACGAGATTGCGTCCTTGACACTCAAGGCAAGCAAGACCGGCATTACATTCTCGGCAAGCAAGCCCATTCCTGCTGAACTGGTGGAGAAACTGGCAGTCAGTTCACGCAGCAAAAACGGGCTCTAG
- a CDS encoding dihydrofolate reductase family protein produces MTVTYTFDVFMSLDGFGSVSRGWGGYWGKQGPELLAHRLALYNQEQWMVLGAHTYRAFAQMLAESSGESEVHDAWVTRMRHLPAIVVSNTLDEPLDWPDATLARGDAVEVVARLKEESSVPLRSHGSLSMNRALMKAGLVDRVQVTLFPVITGETGTEPIFGGAADFDLELLEQRTLDGRTQQLIYRPSLHA; encoded by the coding sequence ATGACTGTTACCTACACTTTCGACGTCTTCATGAGCCTCGATGGCTTCGGCTCCGTCAGTCGCGGTTGGGGCGGGTATTGGGGCAAGCAGGGGCCTGAACTGCTCGCGCACCGGCTTGCTTTGTACAATCAGGAGCAGTGGATGGTGCTGGGTGCCCATACCTATCGGGCCTTTGCGCAAATGCTGGCCGAGAGCAGCGGGGAATCAGAGGTGCACGACGCCTGGGTGACGCGGATGCGGCACCTGCCGGCAATAGTGGTGTCGAACACGCTGGACGAGCCGCTCGACTGGCCGGATGCGACCCTCGCCAGGGGCGACGCAGTCGAGGTTGTTGCCCGCCTCAAGGAAGAATCCAGTGTGCCGTTGCGCTCGCATGGCAGCCTGTCGATGAACCGGGCGCTGATGAAAGCAGGGCTGGTGGATCGGGTTCAGGTGACGCTGTTTCCGGTGATTACCGGCGAGACCGGAACGGAGCCAATTTTCGGCGGCGCTGCCGACTTCGACCTCGAACTGCTCGAGCAGCGGACGCTCGACGGCCGCACGCAGCAGTTGATCTACCGACCCAGCCTGCATGCCTGA
- a CDS encoding alpha/beta fold hydrolase, with product MQTVEKPRHHTIDIDGVDLFYRTAGQRGAPGLLLLHGQPCSSFYFRNVIGPLSDVAHVVAPDLPGFGFTEAPEDYPYTFDAMAETIDALLAEIGMDRFFLYVHDFGSAVAYALARKYPDRVLGLIIQNGNAHDEGLGEPWNLVKSYWADPSPENLAKMPEWLNYEGVKHTYVGDIPERLVPLVAPDGWHLDWERMSQPGRIDMQLRIFSDYGSHAASFPACAVYHRDHQPRALLLWGRHDPYYNIAEADAYARDIDRIDMHFFDGTHLLLETHHEECARMMRNFIVEVGMS from the coding sequence ATGCAGACCGTGGAGAAGCCCAGACATCACACGATCGATATCGATGGCGTCGATCTGTTTTACCGAACAGCGGGGCAGCGTGGCGCACCGGGACTGCTGCTTCTGCATGGCCAGCCGTGCTCGTCGTTCTATTTCCGTAACGTGATCGGCCCGCTATCGGACGTCGCGCACGTCGTCGCCCCGGACCTGCCGGGCTTCGGCTTTACGGAAGCGCCCGAGGACTATCCGTACACCTTCGACGCCATGGCCGAGACCATAGACGCGTTGTTGGCCGAAATTGGCATGGATCGGTTCTTTCTCTACGTGCATGACTTCGGTTCTGCCGTCGCCTACGCCCTGGCGAGGAAATATCCCGACCGTGTGCTCGGGCTGATCATTCAGAACGGAAACGCCCATGACGAGGGCCTTGGCGAGCCCTGGAACCTCGTGAAGTCCTATTGGGCCGACCCTTCGCCCGAAAACCTGGCGAAAATGCCTGAATGGCTGAATTACGAAGGTGTCAAGCACACCTATGTCGGCGATATTCCGGAACGCTTGGTGCCGCTTGTGGCGCCGGACGGTTGGCATCTCGACTGGGAACGCATGAGCCAACCGGGACGCATTGATATGCAGCTCCGCATTTTTTCCGATTACGGCTCTCACGCTGCCAGTTTCCCCGCTTGCGCAGTCTACCATCGCGACCATCAACCCCGCGCGCTGCTTCTTTGGGGCCGCCATGACCCCTACTATAATATTGCTGAAGCGGATGCCTATGCCCGGGATATTGACCGGATCGACATGCACTTCTTCGACGGCACTCATCTGCTGCTGGAGACGCATCACGAGGAATGCGCGCGCATGATGCGCAATTTCATTGTGGAGGTAGGGATGTCCTGA
- a CDS encoding SRPBCC family protein, whose product MMVQASGTGADSISFERVYDASIEDVWALWTTREGLEAWFAPEGMRFEVSVLELRVGGAFDHVMTAVGAEEIAYMAKLNRPPTAWVSARFIEIVPHRRLRIRFDIDFVPGVESYPYDMLVELHAEAGRVRMILTADRHPDPEMTRGAIAGLTSQLQRFELAIAARATQEQQP is encoded by the coding sequence ATGATGGTACAGGCCAGCGGGACAGGGGCTGATAGTATCAGCTTCGAGCGCGTCTATGACGCCTCGATCGAGGATGTCTGGGCGCTGTGGACCACCAGGGAAGGGCTCGAGGCATGGTTCGCGCCCGAGGGCATGCGCTTCGAGGTCTCGGTCCTCGAGCTGCGGGTCGGCGGTGCCTTCGATCACGTGATGACCGCGGTGGGCGCCGAGGAGATCGCCTATATGGCGAAACTCAACAGGCCGCCGACGGCGTGGGTGAGCGCTCGATTCATCGAGATCGTGCCTCATCGGCGCCTGCGGATTCGCTTCGACATCGACTTCGTCCCCGGCGTCGAGTCCTATCCCTACGACATGCTGGTCGAGCTGCATGCCGAGGCCGGGCGCGTGCGCATGATCCTCACCGCCGATCGTCACCCGGATCCCGAAATGACACGCGGCGCCATCGCCGGACTGACCAGCCAGCTACAACGCTTCGAGCTGGCCATAGCGGCCCGCGCAACACAGGAGCAACAACCCTAA
- a CDS encoding cupin domain-containing protein yields the protein MTEAVVNLDALSLKPDTIGTRFANEYAEIGTALGLKALGANYLVVPPGKTSMPFHRHHISDEMFFILSGSGVYRFGEERIPVRAGDCLGAPAAGAAHQLINTGSEPLRYLALSNNTNAEVIEYPDSGRVRVDVGLSGFHRYDGTFKQGGKLSPLGYWEGEDIDGADDV from the coding sequence ATGACTGAAGCTGTGGTCAATCTTGATGCACTGTCCCTCAAACCCGACACCATTGGCACGCGCTTCGCCAACGAATACGCGGAGATTGGGACGGCTCTCGGCCTCAAGGCGCTGGGGGCGAATTATCTCGTCGTTCCGCCCGGCAAGACCTCCATGCCGTTCCATCGGCACCACATCTCCGACGAGATGTTCTTCATTCTTTCGGGGAGTGGCGTGTATCGCTTCGGCGAGGAACGCATTCCGGTGCGGGCAGGCGATTGCCTCGGGGCGCCTGCCGCCGGGGCGGCCCATCAGCTCATCAATACGGGCAGCGAGCCGCTGCGCTACCTGGCGCTGTCCAACAATACCAATGCCGAGGTGATCGAATATCCGGATAGCGGCCGCGTCCGCGTGGATGTCGGTCTGTCGGGGTTTCACCGTTATGATGGCACTTTCAAGCAAGGCGGCAAGCTGTCGCCGCTCGGCTATTGGGAAGGCGAGGATATCGACGGCGCGGATGACGTCTGA
- a CDS encoding ArsR/SmtB family transcription factor, producing MMQQNVFQTLADPTRFRIVAALAEGEQAVGDLVRAVDIDQSGVSRHLRILGEAGFVTMRPDGARRLYSLRPEPFRAVDDWVQGYRRLWEGRLDRFDAALARRQSERKK from the coding sequence ATGATGCAACAAAACGTATTCCAGACATTGGCCGACCCGACGCGGTTCCGCATCGTCGCGGCGCTGGCAGAAGGCGAGCAGGCCGTGGGCGACCTGGTTCGCGCTGTCGATATCGATCAGTCCGGCGTTTCGCGCCACCTGCGTATCCTGGGCGAAGCCGGCTTCGTCACCATGCGGCCGGATGGGGCGAGGCGCCTCTATTCGCTCCGGCCCGAGCCGTTCCGGGCGGTCGACGACTGGGTTCAGGGCTATCGCAGGCTTTGGGAGGGCCGGCTCGATCGCTTCGACGCCGCCCTGGCGCGACGGCAGAGCGAGAGGAAGAAATGA
- a CDS encoding phosphotransferase enzyme family protein, with translation MGWETLGLWGEDAVRIEPLTGGSSSDVWSLRVQGRRAVGRLGTRSDADLAWEAGLMQYLDRAGLSVPMPIPTRDGRLFADGLTVMTYMEGGPPRTAGEWRRVADVLRQVHRLTQDWPQRPGWRSSTELLHEETGTRIDLGAMPPGAAERCRAAWARLAGRPTCVVHGNPDNPGNIRMTAERVALIDWDESHRDVPDLDLVLPHNAAGLEGEAHDIAAQASAAWEAAVCWGDDYAIKRLAEVRAV, from the coding sequence GTGGGGTGGGAAACGCTCGGGCTTTGGGGCGAGGACGCGGTTCGTATCGAGCCGCTGACCGGTGGATCGTCCAGCGACGTGTGGAGCCTGCGCGTGCAGGGCAGGCGCGCGGTTGGCCGCCTCGGAACCAGAAGCGATGCCGACCTCGCCTGGGAAGCCGGGTTGATGCAATATCTCGACCGGGCGGGCCTCAGCGTACCGATGCCGATCCCGACAAGGGATGGAAGGCTGTTCGCCGACGGCCTGACTGTGATGACCTATATGGAGGGCGGGCCGCCCCGAACGGCAGGTGAATGGCGCCGCGTGGCCGATGTGCTGCGCCAGGTGCACCGGCTGACACAGGACTGGCCGCAGCGTCCCGGCTGGCGCTCGTCGACCGAATTGCTGCATGAGGAAACCGGGACGCGGATCGACCTCGGGGCAATGCCGCCGGGGGCCGCCGAGCGATGCCGGGCAGCCTGGGCGCGGCTCGCCGGGCGCCCGACCTGCGTCGTCCACGGCAATCCGGACAATCCCGGCAATATCCGCATGACGGCAGAGCGGGTCGCGCTGATCGACTGGGACGAGTCCCACCGCGACGTGCCCGACCTCGACCTGGTGCTGCCCCACAACGCCGCCGGTCTTGAGGGAGAGGCGCATGACATCGCCGCCCAAGCCTCGGCCGCCTGGGAAGCCGCGGTTTGCTGGGGCGACGACTACGCCATCAAGCGCCTCGCCGAAGTTCGGGCCGTGTGA
- a CDS encoding dihydrofolate reductase family protein, which produces MRPLLYSINVTLDGCVDHNAGPADAALLQEQLRATHRHATETIARADALLFGRVTYQMMEAAWRLETRTMTPPDWTEPFARTIDAMEKHVVSSTLDRVDWNAELVRGDLGEAVQKLKQQPGKALFTGGVQLPLALAELGLIDEYEFVVQPRLAGHGPTPFAGLSKYVELKLVDRKELSSGAIALRYEPRR; this is translated from the coding sequence ATGCGCCCCCTCCTCTACTCCATCAATGTCACGCTCGACGGCTGCGTCGACCACAATGCCGGACCAGCCGACGCGGCCCTGCTGCAGGAGCAACTGCGCGCCACGCATCGCCACGCCACCGAGACCATCGCCCGGGCCGACGCCCTGCTCTTTGGTCGCGTCACCTACCAGATGATGGAAGCTGCATGGCGGCTGGAAACGCGGACCATGACACCGCCCGACTGGACCGAGCCGTTCGCCCGCACCATCGACGCGATGGAGAAACACGTCGTTTCAAGCACGCTCGACCGGGTCGACTGGAACGCCGAACTCGTGCGCGGCGACCTGGGCGAGGCGGTACAGAAGCTCAAGCAGCAGCCCGGCAAGGCGCTGTTCACCGGCGGCGTGCAGCTCCCGCTGGCGCTGGCGGAGCTGGGCCTGATCGACGAGTACGAATTCGTGGTGCAGCCCAGACTTGCCGGCCACGGGCCTACCCCGTTCGCCGGGCTCTCCAAATATGTCGAGCTGAAGCTCGTCGATCGCAAGGAACTCAGCTCGGGCGCCATAGCGCTACGGTACGAGCCGAGACGATAG
- a CDS encoding outer membrane protein — protein sequence MSKILIIAPLLAVLSGGAVLAQDRPAAPAFDWTGFYLGIQGGYQGGETRVTEFFSATGLPTGYTPHADMDGFTGGGHIGYIYQTGFVVLGVEADAELTNITGRHTTASSIFETTQQWQASLRARLGLTAADRLLIYATGGLAVTGFDNAGNYLPGPFTKEWNGIAAGGTIGLGAEYAITDHVSLRGEYRYSDFGSFDFDWLNIGGFGIDAHYEQTLRTHSVRAGLSYRF from the coding sequence ATGTCGAAAATCTTGATCATCGCGCCGCTGCTTGCGGTGCTGAGTGGCGGTGCCGTGCTGGCGCAGGATAGGCCGGCCGCGCCGGCTTTCGACTGGACCGGCTTCTACCTGGGCATTCAGGGCGGCTATCAGGGCGGAGAGACCCGTGTTACCGAATTCTTTTCGGCAACGGGACTGCCGACGGGCTATACCCCCCACGCCGATATGGATGGGTTCACCGGCGGCGGCCATATCGGCTATATCTACCAGACCGGCTTCGTGGTGCTCGGCGTAGAGGCCGATGCCGAACTCACCAATATTACCGGCAGGCACACAACCGCTTCGAGTATTTTCGAGACCACCCAGCAGTGGCAAGCCTCATTGCGGGCGCGGCTGGGCCTGACGGCAGCCGACAGGCTGTTGATCTATGCCACCGGGGGCCTGGCGGTAACCGGGTTCGACAATGCCGGCAATTATTTGCCGGGTCCCTTTACAAAGGAATGGAACGGTATCGCCGCCGGCGGAACGATCGGCCTTGGGGCCGAATATGCCATTACAGATCATGTGAGCCTGCGCGGCGAATATCGTTATAGCGATTTCGGCAGCTTCGATTTCGACTGGCTCAATATCGGCGGCTTCGGCATAGACGCGCATTATGAGCAGACGCTCAGGACGCATTCGGTCAGGGCGGGGCTGAGCTACCGGTTCTGA
- a CDS encoding CGNR zinc finger domain-containing protein codes for MSNRLDTIWTPEHFIGGHPGIDLTNTVFTRHAPHADNDLLNSPRDIGHWLHFAGLATGVQAKAVSDIPAPDFLGSVRELREASFSVFNALAAGKPPSTEGLGLLFERASKGLLKGGRLKLTQSERPPQIVRFDDAQAIVASLASISIEAYFVLPRERLHACPRCGWLFLDTSRGGKRRWCSMQTCGNREKASRHKEKI; via the coding sequence ATGTCGAATAGACTGGATACCATCTGGACGCCCGAACATTTCATCGGCGGCCATCCGGGGATCGACCTCACCAACACCGTCTTCACCCGGCACGCGCCCCATGCCGACAATGATTTGTTGAACTCCCCACGGGATATCGGACACTGGCTTCATTTCGCCGGACTGGCCACGGGGGTTCAGGCGAAAGCGGTTTCGGACATCCCTGCCCCTGATTTTCTGGGAAGCGTCCGGGAACTGCGAGAGGCATCCTTTTCGGTTTTCAATGCACTCGCTGCCGGAAAACCGCCGTCAACGGAAGGACTGGGCCTGCTGTTCGAGCGGGCGTCGAAAGGGCTTTTGAAAGGAGGCCGACTCAAGCTGACCCAAAGCGAGCGCCCACCGCAAATCGTGCGCTTCGACGACGCCCAGGCCATTGTCGCTTCTCTGGCCAGCATCTCGATCGAGGCGTACTTCGTTCTCCCTCGCGAGAGGCTGCATGCGTGCCCTCGGTGCGGCTGGCTTTTCCTCGACACGTCACGAGGCGGAAAGCGGCGTTGGTGCAGCATGCAGACTTGCGGCAATCGCGAAAAAGCATCGCGCCACAAGGAAAAAATCTGA